ATTTTTGAACGAGTTCTTTTAATAGATCCCCAACAAAAGCATCAATTAATACCGTACCAGATACATATTCAGGTGTAGAGGCACTAAAAGTAATTTGATATGCGTTTGTAGCTTTATTTGTATTTTCATCTACATATACCACTTGTTTAATTTCTGGTTCTTCAACAAATGTGAGATTATCCCCATAGATTTTAAAAAGCTGCTTCTTTGCATCCTCTTCTGATAGAATAATAGGTTGTTTCAAATCTTCCTGTTGTTGTAGATCTTGGGCACTATCCCCCGAAATACTCGTAAGTACACCATCATCATTAATATGTGCTGTTAGTTGATATCCGTATACATCACGTCCTTCATATGTTTGTTGAAGACGCACCAATGTAGTACCATCATAAGATTTACGACTTTGCGTCACATTATAATTAACTTTTGATTCCGTGTTAACTTGCTTTGAGGATAATGCTTGTTCTGTTTTCCCTTTCAGCGCATCCTTTACTACATTTTCTGCCGATTTTTGAGAAGGTGCTGTTAAATTACCTGTTCGGAACGTATCTTCCTTTGTTTCCACTTTTAAATCTTCTGTTGCCGCATGTACTCCTCCATAAGGAATAATCGCCGATAACACCACTCCTGTAGTTAAACCTAACTTTACGAAATTATTCATATTCTTACTCCTTTGTAATCTTATTATTAAATTAAATAAATGTACTTTAGAATTTTAAGCATAGATAAAACTTTTAACTATAGTCAATCAATTTTACATACATAGGTTAATAGATTAGTTTGCTACATTTTTAGATTCAATTCATTTCTCAAAAATCACTCATTATATAAACTATCTTTATATTTATTTATATACGTTATTTTTTGTGGTTCTGATAACATATTTATTGCCATCCACACATTCTTTTTCATTTCTAATTTTTGCATTGGTATTTCTTTTAACAAGGGATTACTTATAATCACTTCCATTTCTTCATCAATTCTTTTCATAAGATTTTCTTCTGGATTATTTTTTAAATAAGTATTTTTCAATCCCCATTTTGTCATTATAATTTCATTTGTTTTATTCATAGGATTAATAATAGTAGCTTTACTAGTTAATCGTTTTTTTACTTCATCATGATAGATTTTAATTCTATATCCTTCTTTTAGTGGGATGATATCTTTTACAACGGTTACATTTGTTCCTTCCATTTCCTTCGTATAAATTTTTTCACCTTTCTCATTAAACAACTCTATTGATGCATATTTTTCACCTGCATAATAGCTATGAGGCGTTTTAGTAGTAACCGTAAAAACAGCTCGCTCTTGCTCTAAGTCTGTATTTAATTCGGCAAACTGATCATCTCCTAATCCTAGGAATTGAATCGTTTCATTTACCAAATTGCTTACTTTCATTTCGTTAACATCAATCGTTAGACTATTATCCTTTTCCTTTACATAGGCATAATACGTACTGAAATGGTACATACTATCCGTTTTCCCACCTGAAATCTCAACCGTATAGATTCCATTTGGTACGTCTTGTAAATTGATATCTGCTGTTTCAATTGTTTTTTCTTGAATAACTGTATTCCCTTCTTTTAATTTAATCTTTCCTCCTTTCAATGTATCTATTTCATTTGTATTTAAATGGATATGCAAATTCCCTTTTAACCCAAGTGAAGCAATTTGCTGATTCCTAACTATTTCAAAGTTAGAGTTTATCGGAATATCAGGATCAACTAGAGCTCTCGCCTTAGCTAATTGTGATTCAGGCACTATATACGCTAAAGAAGTAACTGCCGGATAACCTTTCGCCCTATTCATCTCTATTTGTTTATGATTAAGCTTAAAGCCCCATCTTTCAAAAACGGGTGTAAAATCCACTTGTACATTCTCGCTATAATACTGATTCATTAAATCTGGTAAAGAATGGTCACCTTTTTTAAAAGCAGCATTGCTAGCTAGTTTTCGATAACCTTGATACATTTTTGCAAAAGCTTCATCACCAGCTTTTTGTTTCGCCATCGTTAAAAGAATAAGTTTTTGTCGTAAATCTAAGTCATCATAATTTTTATTTTCTTTCATTAAAGCATTGTATAAATTCCGTTCTACCTGTTCCTTCTTCCCAAAATTAAATAACCAACCAACTTGATCTGCTTTTTTTCCGTATTTACTATATTGATATTGAACACCAAATAGATTATTAGAAACTTCTCCTGTAAATATTCCTTGATTATCAAAACCTGCTTGGTATCCATGAGCGATTTCATGTAAAGTTCCCCAACTTAGTTTATCTAACCACATCTTTGTACTATCTGTACTATTCGCTGTCCAATTTGCACCATAATAGGCACCGCCAGCACCAGATATATCTGCTTTTAAGAAATAACGATTTTGACTTTTTTTATTTTCAACCGTTGAGCCATCTAAACCAATAATGGAATCATACATCGCAAAAATATCTTCATAATATGCAATTAACTCATCCAACGATTGAAAGTCTTTTAAAGATCTTACTAACTCTTTATCTTTTTTAGGTATAAATAATTGGAAACTCTCCCCTTGAATTAATGCATACTCTCCATCAAATTGATCCCATGTGCTAAAAAATTGAGATACGCTTCCTTGTTGTTTATAAATCGGAAGAGGTTTAGTAGCACTTTCATTCCCTACTTGGTACTCAAGTAAGGCAGGCTCTTCACCATACGGAGTATCTATGAAAGGAACTAAAGGCGTATCACCTTGAATCGTAATCCATTCATTTCCTACTTGTATGGATTTTTCATTTTTTGAGTCATTAGACAATAAACGTACTGTTAATTTGTCTTTAAAATTAGGATTCGTTTGTCTTACCTTTAATGGTGTATTCCTCTGCAAAATAAATCCCAAATCTTGTCGATCATGATACTTCCCCTTACTTATTCCTGCTTGAAATATCCACGTAGGCTCTTCTAAACTAGTAATTTCTTTTACATTTGTTCGTTCGTCAGCATGTAAGTGTATATTTCCTATGAGGAAAAACATTGTATACATGATGCCTATAACAAGTAGCCTTTTCATTTACATATCTCCTTTTCTATTTTTTATATACAAAATACAATAAAACCCTCCTTCTTCACTTATAACTGTCGTCAGTAAGTTACTTATCAGTGTAATTATTATAGTTACATTAACTCGTGATTATCAATCATTATATGTATGTAATTTTGTATATATAGATAATTAGCATTCGCTATTTAAATATCATACAATTTCACACTTTTATTTCTTCTCCTTCAGACATGAATCAAAAAAACACGAAGACTTAAAAGTCTTCGTGTTTTTTGAAATATACATTTTGTTACACTTGTCATTGAATTCATAACTAGAATCTTTTTACTCATTCCTTACGGATAATGCTTATTACTTATGAAATTTCACACGTTCTTCAAGCGGTTGGAATTCTTTTTCTCCTGGTGCAGCCGTTGGATTACCAAATGGCATTTGCGCAATCAGTTTCCAATTAGCAGGAACGTTCCATTCTTGTTTTACCTCATCATCAATTAATGGATTATAATGTTGTAAAGACGCCCCTAATCCCTCTGCTTCTAATCCTGTCCACACAACTAATTGGTGCATACCTGATGCTTGGTGTGACCAAATTGGGAAGTTTTCAGCATATGCAGCAAATTTTTCTTGAAGCGATTTAACGATAGCTTCATCTTCAAAGAATAGTACTGTTCCATAACCAGCTTTAAAAGAATCCATTTTTTGTTGCGTTCCTGAAAAATCTCCATCTCCAACTACTTTTCTTAATGTTTCAGTTGTAATATCCCATAATTTATTATGAGCTTCACCAAATAATACAACTAATCGCGCAGTTTGAGAATTGAAAGCGGATGGAGTATATTTCACAGCAAACTCCACAATTTCTTTAATTTTTTCATCTAATACTTGTACCTCTTTATTAATCCCATAGTAAGTACGTCTTTCTTTCAATGCAGTATAGAAATCTTTTGTCATAATTCAATTCCTCCTAAGTTTTAATATTCTTCAAAATGTTACATTGCGAAGATAATATGAGTTGAAATGAGTTCATTTTTGAACCATTGAACTCCATAACACCAATTGCTAGTCATTCTGAATCTAAACCACTGCTTATTGCTTCAGTTAACCTAAAAAAACTCTTATAGCATCATTGATACAATCTAGTGATCATTCGGTATTATTTTACCCATTCTCTATTCATGTATTCTGCTTGTTTCATATTTACACAAATATGAAAATAACCTTAAATTGATGATCAAAAAAGCCAGGTAACATGAATAACACATTACCTGGGTTTTTACATTGTAAATTCAACTAACCATGTTTAATGAATAGTAGTCAGAACTATACTTATCGCTTATTTAATAATTAACATCTCATAAGGATGTTGTTCCATAAATCTATTCTCCCAAGGAATCTCTAATGATGTCCAATTTGAACCACCATCTACTGACTGATACACTCCTTTATTGCTAAACAGATAGAACGTTCCATCACTTGTTGCCTTTAATACTGGTATGATTGTGCCTTTAGGAGTTGGTAAACCTGCATTCATTTCTGCCCAAGGCTGATCTTTTTCTTTCTTATAAATAAATGATTCACAATTTCCATTATTGTAATCATGCGCTACGTGTGGATTTGAAGATGTCGCGATAATAATATTTTCTGGATCATTTGGGTTAACTGCCATTTGATATGCATAATGATGCTTGAGTCCACTACACATATAGTTCCAAGTCTTACCTCCATCATTACTCTCCGCATACTCTTGACCTGGTTCTTTCAAGAATGAATCACCTAAAACCCCGTATAAACGATTTGGAGCATTGCGATGTGATGTAAGAATGTGAATATCTTGAGGATAGTTCCCCTCTTTTTCCTCAGTCCAGGTCTTACCTCCATCTACACTTTTAATTAATCCCCCAACCTCAATCGTTGTATATATAGTTTCTGGATTATTAGCATCAATTTCAATATGTTTTACGTGGTGCGTATATGTTCTTTGAGGAAAGAACCATGATGAATACGATGGCATTTGTCGATAATCCGTTAGCAGTTCAAAACTGTCTCCTCCATTTTTAGATACAAACATTGCGCTCGGTTCAGTTCCTACATATACGATACCGTTACCGTCATCACCCTTCACTGAAGATACAGAAACCGCTGTAATAGCTCTCATATGAATGGCATTAGCCGGGAAAACTTCACCAAAGGAAGGTAACGTACCAATCGCTTCCCATGAACTTCCCCCATCTTTACTTCTCCATAATCCCCTATCAAAAGTACCACAGTATATTCTTTCTGGGTCATATGGATCTACAGCTAAAGCAACTGGATTCGCACCTACAAACTGTGATTGGACACTCCATGTTGAGTCTTTTTTTTCTGCAATTACAAGCTCTCTATCAAACGCTAATATGAATTTTTCCATAACTAAAATCTCCTCGTTTCATAATATATCTACTGTATTATTTAAATTTTCGCCATTACAATTTAAGAGGCGAATTTTATATGCTATAGCATATAAAAGATAAAATTTATAAGCAATATGTGATTAAAAAATTATATTATATAATTTTTTAATTTCACATCAGTACGATGAACAAGATGTCCTGTTCACTCATATAAGTCCATATGCCACCTCCAAATAACTCACAATATACATGCTATAGCATACATATTATAGAATGCATGATTACATGTCAAACTTTAATACTGTTTTAAAATCAGTTCTTTAAATCGCCTAAAGTAATTGAAAAGTCATAATATAAACAGCAACATTTTATTGAATAGAAAATAAAAAAGAGTGCAACTTTGCACTCTTTTTACTCATTTTTTAATCTTAGAAATCAAAGTTATCAGGATCTGGACCAACGCGGTGATTTTCATTTAACGCATCGATTTTCTCCATATCTTCTTTCGTTAATTCAAAGTTAAATACATCAGCATTTGCAATAATGCGGTGTTCTTTCGTTGATTTCGGAATTGTAATTACTCCATTTTGAAGATCCCAACGT
This genomic window from Bacillus anthracis str. Vollum contains:
- a CDS encoding putative mucin/carbohydrate-binding domain-containing protein, with the translated sequence MKRLLVIGIMYTMFFLIGNIHLHADERTNVKEITSLEEPTWIFQAGISKGKYHDRQDLGFILQRNTPLKVRQTNPNFKDKLTVRLLSNDSKNEKSIQVGNEWITIQGDTPLVPFIDTPYGEEPALLEYQVGNESATKPLPIYKQQGSVSQFFSTWDQFDGEYALIQGESFQLFIPKKDKELVRSLKDFQSLDELIAYYEDIFAMYDSIIGLDGSTVENKKSQNRYFLKADISGAGGAYYGANWTANSTDSTKMWLDKLSWGTLHEIAHGYQAGFDNQGIFTGEVSNNLFGVQYQYSKYGKKADQVGWLFNFGKKEQVERNLYNALMKENKNYDDLDLRQKLILLTMAKQKAGDEAFAKMYQGYRKLASNAAFKKGDHSLPDLMNQYYSENVQVDFTPVFERWGFKLNHKQIEMNRAKGYPAVTSLAYIVPESQLAKARALVDPDIPINSNFEIVRNQQIASLGLKGNLHIHLNTNEIDTLKGGKIKLKEGNTVIQEKTIETADINLQDVPNGIYTVEISGGKTDSMYHFSTYYAYVKEKDNSLTIDVNEMKVSNLVNETIQFLGLGDDQFAELNTDLEQERAVFTVTTKTPHSYYAGEKYASIELFNEKGEKIYTKEMEGTNVTVVKDIIPLKEGYRIKIYHDEVKKRLTSKATIINPMNKTNEIIMTKWGLKNTYLKNNPEENLMKRIDEEMEVIISNPLLKEIPMQKLEMKKNVWMAINMLSEPQKITYINKYKDSLYNE
- a CDS encoding nitroreductase family protein, giving the protein MTKDFYTALKERRTYYGINKEVQVLDEKIKEIVEFAVKYTPSAFNSQTARLVVLFGEAHNKLWDITTETLRKVVGDGDFSGTQQKMDSFKAGYGTVLFFEDEAIVKSLQEKFAAYAENFPIWSHQASGMHQLVVWTGLEAEGLGASLQHYNPLIDDEVKQEWNVPANWKLIAQMPFGNPTAAPGEKEFQPLEERVKFHK
- a CDS encoding WD40/YVTN/BNR-like repeat-containing protein, translating into MEKFILAFDRELVIAEKKDSTWSVQSQFVGANPVALAVDPYDPERIYCGTFDRGLWRSKDGGSSWEAIGTLPSFGEVFPANAIHMRAITAVSVSSVKGDDGNGIVYVGTEPSAMFVSKNGGDSFELLTDYRQMPSYSSWFFPQRTYTHHVKHIEIDANNPETIYTTIEVGGLIKSVDGGKTWTEEKEGNYPQDIHILTSHRNAPNRLYGVLGDSFLKEPGQEYAESNDGGKTWNYMCSGLKHHYAYQMAVNPNDPENIIIATSSNPHVAHDYNNGNCESFIYKKEKDQPWAEMNAGLPTPKGTIIPVLKATSDGTFYLFSNKGVYQSVDGGSNWTSLEIPWENRFMEQHPYEMLIIK